Proteins encoded together in one Epinephelus lanceolatus isolate andai-2023 chromosome 4, ASM4190304v1, whole genome shotgun sequence window:
- the spartb gene encoding spartin b isoform X3, with translation MEKAKQDAFDNARLQVIKDGYERAFECINKALTADEAGDKAQAVELYKRGRQHLLRAISVPSHGDECGGSSWESARQMQHKMQETLNNITTRLAILETSSDIGSAPTLSTSSVYGSDAADTSKGGLYPKLATKNKPERPANPNLLSANGQAAGAVGGMPACSSGGLPLSPTRQPVPPAIQPPAYSPQAADGHLSISYGTESGEMSLVGDEFYSRTSNSTPSPQSMGEDGEELVYIPHGVQIFFVTPEGQVSAPSYPGYLRLVKFTSDHSDSMPNRPPAFLQVCDWLYPLMAMDSPVLLCNTGVFMFPDMMAPAPGYYVGVVLSSELPAEDREMFQDLLSQMTDLRVQAPDEAAGTINLSQKVSITTPEETAPAETEEEKALPEWSEKVANGILTGASWLSWGLVKGAEFTGKAIHKGASKLREHITPEDKPTHVSPTVTKGLHVAKQATGEAVKVSQFLVDGVCAVAGCVGRELAPHVKKHGGKLFPESMKKDKDGRSNIDGAMVVAASGVQGFATMWTGLEVAAKNITTSVASETVTTVKHKFRGLQNIFDPPVENKCNFS, from the exons ATGGAGAAAGCTAAACAAGATGCATTCGACAATGCCAGACTTCAAGTGATCAAAGATGGCTACGAGAGGGCCTTTGAGTGCATCAATAAAGCACTCACAGCAGATGAAGCTGGAGACAAGGCACAGGCCGTTGAGCTCTACAAGCGAGGGCGGCAGCACCTTCTCAGGGCCATCAGTGTGCCTTCACACGGGGATGAGTGTGGTGGCAGCTCCTGGGAATCAGCCAGACAGATGCAGCACAAGATGCAGGAGACACTGAACAACATCACCACTCGCCTGGCCATACTGGAGACCAGCTCTGACATTGGATCTGCACCTACATTGAGCACTAGCAGTGTGTATGGCTCCGATGCTGCAGACACATCTAAAGGAGGTCTCTACCCAAAACTTGCCACCAAAAACAAGCCAGAGAGGCCAGCTAATCCAAACCTACTTTCTGCCAATGGCCAGGCAGCAGGAGCGGTAGGAGGCATGCCTGCATGCAGTAGTGGAGGTCTACCTCTCTCACCAACCAGACAGCCTGTGCCTCCAGCCATACAGCCTCCAGCTTACTCTCCCCAGGCAGCTGACGGCCATCTGTCTATCTCATATGGGACAGAATCAGGGGAAATGTCATTAGTTGGGGATGAGTTCTACAGTCGTACATCTAACTCAACACCATCTCCCCAGAGTATGGGTGAAGACGGAGAGGAGCTGGTGTATATTCCTCATGGTGTACAGATATTCTTTGTCACACCTGAGGGGCAGGTGAGCGCTCCGTCGTACCCAGGCTACCTGCGACTGGTGAAGTTTACCAGTGACCATTCTGACAGTATGCCCAACAGACCACCAGCATTTCTGCAG GTATGTGACTGGCTGTACCCTCTCATGGCCATGGACTCTCCAGTGTTGCTGTGTAACACTGGTGTGTTTATGTTTCCGGACATGATGGCGCCAGCTCCAGGCTATTATGTGGGGGTGGTGTTGTCCTCTGAGCTGCCTGCTGAAGACAGAGAGATGTTCCAGGACCTGCTGTCTCAGATGACAGATCTCAGGGTGCAG GCTCCAGATGAAGCTGCAGGCACCATTAATCTCAGTCAGAAGGTGTCCATTACTACACCTGAGGAGACTGCACCAGCAGAAACCGAGGAGGAAAAGGCTTTGCCTGAGTGGAGTGAAAAGGTGGCAAATGGGATCCTGACAG GTGCATCATGGCTAAGCTGGGGCCTCGTCAAAGGAGCTGAGTTCACAGGCAAAGCCATTCACAAAGGTGCATCAAAACTCAGAGAACACATTACCCCAGAGGACAAACCCACCCACGTCAGCCCCACAGTCACCAAAGGCCTCCATGTAGCCAAGCAAGCGACAGGGGAAGCTGTCAAAGTCAGCCAGTTTCTAG TGGACGGGGTATGTGCGGTCGCTGGCTGTGTGGGTCGAGAGTTGGCACCACACGTGAAGAAACATGGAGGCAAGCTGTTCCCAGAATCTATGAAGAAAGACAAGGATGGGCGTTCCAACATAGATGGAGCCATGGTGGTGGCTGCCAGTGGAGTGCAAG GATTTGCAACCATGTGGACTGGTTTGGAAGTAGCAGCCAAGAACATTACTACAAGTGTAGCGTCAGAGACAGTCACCACTGTAAAACATAA ATTTAGGGGTCTACAAAACATCTTTGACCCACCCGTTGAGAATAAGTGTAATTTTTCATAA
- the spartb gene encoding spartin b isoform X1, with translation MEKAKQDAFDNARLQVIKDGYERAFECINKALTADEAGDKAQAVELYKRGRQHLLRAISVPSHGDECGGSSWESARQMQHKMQETLNNITTRLAILETSSDIGSAPTLSTSSVYGSDAADTSKGGLYPKLATKNKPERPANPNLLSANGQAAGAVGGMPACSSGGLPLSPTRQPVPPAIQPPAYSPQAADGHLSISYGTESGEMSLVGDEFYSRTSNSTPSPQSMGEDGEELVYIPHGVQIFFVTPEGQVSAPSYPGYLRLVKFTSDHSDSMPNRPPAFLQVCDWLYPLMAMDSPVLLCNTGVFMFPDMMAPAPGYYVGVVLSSELPAEDREMFQDLLSQMTDLRVQAPDEAAGTINLSQKVSITTPEETAPAETEEEKALPEWSEKVANGILTGASWLSWGLVKGAEFTGKAIHKGASKLREHITPEDKPTHVSPTVTKGLHVAKQATGEAVKVSQFLVDGVCAVAGCVGRELAPHVKKHGGKLFPESMKKDKDGRSNIDGAMVVAASGVQGFATMWTGLEVAAKNITTSVASETVTTVKHKYGAAAGQATDHAVNSAINVGLTAFNVDNLGIKAVVKRTGKHTAQAILEDYKLHETPENGKQVEKSNK, from the exons ATGGAGAAAGCTAAACAAGATGCATTCGACAATGCCAGACTTCAAGTGATCAAAGATGGCTACGAGAGGGCCTTTGAGTGCATCAATAAAGCACTCACAGCAGATGAAGCTGGAGACAAGGCACAGGCCGTTGAGCTCTACAAGCGAGGGCGGCAGCACCTTCTCAGGGCCATCAGTGTGCCTTCACACGGGGATGAGTGTGGTGGCAGCTCCTGGGAATCAGCCAGACAGATGCAGCACAAGATGCAGGAGACACTGAACAACATCACCACTCGCCTGGCCATACTGGAGACCAGCTCTGACATTGGATCTGCACCTACATTGAGCACTAGCAGTGTGTATGGCTCCGATGCTGCAGACACATCTAAAGGAGGTCTCTACCCAAAACTTGCCACCAAAAACAAGCCAGAGAGGCCAGCTAATCCAAACCTACTTTCTGCCAATGGCCAGGCAGCAGGAGCGGTAGGAGGCATGCCTGCATGCAGTAGTGGAGGTCTACCTCTCTCACCAACCAGACAGCCTGTGCCTCCAGCCATACAGCCTCCAGCTTACTCTCCCCAGGCAGCTGACGGCCATCTGTCTATCTCATATGGGACAGAATCAGGGGAAATGTCATTAGTTGGGGATGAGTTCTACAGTCGTACATCTAACTCAACACCATCTCCCCAGAGTATGGGTGAAGACGGAGAGGAGCTGGTGTATATTCCTCATGGTGTACAGATATTCTTTGTCACACCTGAGGGGCAGGTGAGCGCTCCGTCGTACCCAGGCTACCTGCGACTGGTGAAGTTTACCAGTGACCATTCTGACAGTATGCCCAACAGACCACCAGCATTTCTGCAG GTATGTGACTGGCTGTACCCTCTCATGGCCATGGACTCTCCAGTGTTGCTGTGTAACACTGGTGTGTTTATGTTTCCGGACATGATGGCGCCAGCTCCAGGCTATTATGTGGGGGTGGTGTTGTCCTCTGAGCTGCCTGCTGAAGACAGAGAGATGTTCCAGGACCTGCTGTCTCAGATGACAGATCTCAGGGTGCAG GCTCCAGATGAAGCTGCAGGCACCATTAATCTCAGTCAGAAGGTGTCCATTACTACACCTGAGGAGACTGCACCAGCAGAAACCGAGGAGGAAAAGGCTTTGCCTGAGTGGAGTGAAAAGGTGGCAAATGGGATCCTGACAG GTGCATCATGGCTAAGCTGGGGCCTCGTCAAAGGAGCTGAGTTCACAGGCAAAGCCATTCACAAAGGTGCATCAAAACTCAGAGAACACATTACCCCAGAGGACAAACCCACCCACGTCAGCCCCACAGTCACCAAAGGCCTCCATGTAGCCAAGCAAGCGACAGGGGAAGCTGTCAAAGTCAGCCAGTTTCTAG TGGACGGGGTATGTGCGGTCGCTGGCTGTGTGGGTCGAGAGTTGGCACCACACGTGAAGAAACATGGAGGCAAGCTGTTCCCAGAATCTATGAAGAAAGACAAGGATGGGCGTTCCAACATAGATGGAGCCATGGTGGTGGCTGCCAGTGGAGTGCAAG GATTTGCAACCATGTGGACTGGTTTGGAAGTAGCAGCCAAGAACATTACTACAAGTGTAGCGTCAGAGACAGTCACCACTGTAAAACATAA GTacggagcagcagcaggacaagCCACAGACCACGCTGTCAATTCTGCCATTAATGTTGGTCTCACTGCCTTCAATGTTGACAACCTGGGGATCAAAGCTGTGGTGAAAAGAACTGGCAAGCACACCGCGCAGGCCATTTTGGAGGACTACAAGCTTCATGAAACACCAGAGAACGGGAAGCAAGTGGAGAAATCAAACAAATAG
- the spartb gene encoding spartin b isoform X2, giving the protein MEKAKQDAFDNARLQVIKDGYERAFECINKALTADEAGDKAQAVELYKRGRQHLLRAISVPSHGDECGGSSWESARQMQHKMQETLNNITTRLAILETSSDIGSAPTLSTSSVYGSDAADTSKGGLYPKLATKNKPERPANPNLLSANGQAAGAVGGMPACSSGGLPLSPTRQPVPPAIQPPAYSPQAADGHLSISYGTESGEMSLVGDEFYSRTSNSTPSPQSMGEDGEELVYIPHGVQIFFVTPEGQVSAPSYPGYLRLVKFTSDHSDSMPNRPPAFLQVCDWLYPLMAMDSPVLLCNTGVFMFPDMMAPAPGYYVGVVLSSELPAEDREMFQDLLSQMTDLRVQAPDEAAGTINLSQKVSITTPEETAPAETEEEKALPEWSEKVANGILTGASWLSWGLVKGAEFTGKAIHKGASKLREHITPEDKPTHVSPTVTKGLHVAKQATGEAVKVSQFLVDGVCAVAGCVGRELAPHVKKHGGKLFPESMKKDKDGRSNIDGAMVVAASGVQGFATMWTGLEVAAKNITTSVASETVTTVKHKFRGLQNIFDPPVENKCTEQQQDKPQTTLSILPLMLVSLPSMLTTWGSKLW; this is encoded by the exons ATGGAGAAAGCTAAACAAGATGCATTCGACAATGCCAGACTTCAAGTGATCAAAGATGGCTACGAGAGGGCCTTTGAGTGCATCAATAAAGCACTCACAGCAGATGAAGCTGGAGACAAGGCACAGGCCGTTGAGCTCTACAAGCGAGGGCGGCAGCACCTTCTCAGGGCCATCAGTGTGCCTTCACACGGGGATGAGTGTGGTGGCAGCTCCTGGGAATCAGCCAGACAGATGCAGCACAAGATGCAGGAGACACTGAACAACATCACCACTCGCCTGGCCATACTGGAGACCAGCTCTGACATTGGATCTGCACCTACATTGAGCACTAGCAGTGTGTATGGCTCCGATGCTGCAGACACATCTAAAGGAGGTCTCTACCCAAAACTTGCCACCAAAAACAAGCCAGAGAGGCCAGCTAATCCAAACCTACTTTCTGCCAATGGCCAGGCAGCAGGAGCGGTAGGAGGCATGCCTGCATGCAGTAGTGGAGGTCTACCTCTCTCACCAACCAGACAGCCTGTGCCTCCAGCCATACAGCCTCCAGCTTACTCTCCCCAGGCAGCTGACGGCCATCTGTCTATCTCATATGGGACAGAATCAGGGGAAATGTCATTAGTTGGGGATGAGTTCTACAGTCGTACATCTAACTCAACACCATCTCCCCAGAGTATGGGTGAAGACGGAGAGGAGCTGGTGTATATTCCTCATGGTGTACAGATATTCTTTGTCACACCTGAGGGGCAGGTGAGCGCTCCGTCGTACCCAGGCTACCTGCGACTGGTGAAGTTTACCAGTGACCATTCTGACAGTATGCCCAACAGACCACCAGCATTTCTGCAG GTATGTGACTGGCTGTACCCTCTCATGGCCATGGACTCTCCAGTGTTGCTGTGTAACACTGGTGTGTTTATGTTTCCGGACATGATGGCGCCAGCTCCAGGCTATTATGTGGGGGTGGTGTTGTCCTCTGAGCTGCCTGCTGAAGACAGAGAGATGTTCCAGGACCTGCTGTCTCAGATGACAGATCTCAGGGTGCAG GCTCCAGATGAAGCTGCAGGCACCATTAATCTCAGTCAGAAGGTGTCCATTACTACACCTGAGGAGACTGCACCAGCAGAAACCGAGGAGGAAAAGGCTTTGCCTGAGTGGAGTGAAAAGGTGGCAAATGGGATCCTGACAG GTGCATCATGGCTAAGCTGGGGCCTCGTCAAAGGAGCTGAGTTCACAGGCAAAGCCATTCACAAAGGTGCATCAAAACTCAGAGAACACATTACCCCAGAGGACAAACCCACCCACGTCAGCCCCACAGTCACCAAAGGCCTCCATGTAGCCAAGCAAGCGACAGGGGAAGCTGTCAAAGTCAGCCAGTTTCTAG TGGACGGGGTATGTGCGGTCGCTGGCTGTGTGGGTCGAGAGTTGGCACCACACGTGAAGAAACATGGAGGCAAGCTGTTCCCAGAATCTATGAAGAAAGACAAGGATGGGCGTTCCAACATAGATGGAGCCATGGTGGTGGCTGCCAGTGGAGTGCAAG GATTTGCAACCATGTGGACTGGTTTGGAAGTAGCAGCCAAGAACATTACTACAAGTGTAGCGTCAGAGACAGTCACCACTGTAAAACATAA ATTTAGGGGTCTACAAAACATCTTTGACCCACCCGTTGAGAATAAGT GTacggagcagcagcaggacaagCCACAGACCACGCTGTCAATTCTGCCATTAATGTTGGTCTCACTGCCTTCAATGTTGACAACCTGGGGATCAAAGCTGTGGTGA
- the LOC117259608 gene encoding uncharacterized protein LOC117259608 — protein sequence MSRRPSNGCRDDLKDEPTRGKRYPSSKKERGLQASLHSCKEQKRRLQIRTSCRRLCDLLPFLNGQLDTATTLELTARYISYLKETLPPGILSKVNEAVEADVSGSWKNKEKPQQKRRTVRLKKNSLQRAKPAAKKSTEDHVSRRYTQQKICKQVDRPSSTITNPLTIDQMLPPADGLTTAHALPILLDKSAVPRGQMLPVCRDQFLSASFEPAENDWMNPTPCAFTSAMMSHTFLPQIGLQPSSSPMFWDATPDLVDPVALPSVNFGQAYSPPEQTTITNFIVPLVEQGQFSSSLAGPTDSVSAGDFTNQPLIPFSVFQSATLSSDNLIPEAGYLPVSDTLCDSGLLQENNLCSSSSLTDSPYGVDNPSWLDLLMDTNGNLCFPDAHLVNIVLSPYTGSN from the exons ATGAGCAGACGACCATCTAATGG GTGCAGGGATGATCTTAAAGATGAGCCTACAAGAGGGAAACGTTACCCCTCTTCTAAAAAGGAAAGGGGGCTCCAGGCTTCTCTTCATTCTTGCAAGGAACAGAAACGGAG GCTTCAAATCAGAACCTCTTGTCGACGCCTGTGTGACCTTCTGCCCTTCCTCAATGGTCAGTTAGACACAGCAACCACACTAGAGCTCACAGCGAGGTACATTAGCTACCTGAAGGAGACTCTGCCGCCAGGCATTCTGTCTAAA GTTAATGAAGCAGTTGAGGCCGATGTGAGTGGTTcatggaaaaacaaagaaaagccacAGCAGAAACG aaGAACAGTCAGGCTAAAGAAGAATTCTTTGCAGAGAGCAAAGCCAGCTGCTAAGAAGTCCACAGAGG ATCATGTTTCAAGAAGATACACTCAGCAAAAGATCTGTAAACAAGTAGATCGTCCATCTAGCACTATAACCAATCCTCTGACAATTGATCAAATGCTTCCTCCAGCTGACGGCCTTACCACAGCACATGCCCTGCCGATACTGTTGGACAAATCGGCCGTTCCCCGAGGACAAATGCTGCCAGTGTGCCGGGATCaatttctctctgcctcttttgAGCCAGCGGAAAATGACTGGATGAACCCGACCCCATGTGCTTTCACATCAGCAATGATGAGCCACACTTTTTTACCACAGATAGGACTACAGCCCTCTTCAAGCCCTATGTTTTGGGATGCCACTCCTGACCTGGTGGATCCTGTTGCTCTCCCATCAGTGAATTTTGGCCAAGCCTACAGCCCACCTGAACAGACTACGATAACAAACTTCATTGTACCCTTAGTAGAACAAGGCCAGTTCAGTTCATCTCTGGCTGGCCCAACTGACAGTGTTTCAGCGGGAGATTTTACAAACCAACCACTCATCCCATTTTCTGTGTTTCAAAGTGCAACTTTAAGTTCTGATAACTTGATACCTGAGGCTGGATATCTGCCAGTGTCAGACACTCTGTGTGATTCAGGGCTCCTTCAGGAAAATAATCTTTGTAGTAGTAGCTCTTTGACAGACAGTCCATACGGTGTGGACAATCCATCATGGCTGGATTTGCTGATGGATACTAATGGTAACCTGTGTTTCCCTGATGCTCATCTTGTGAACATTGTTCTTTCACCTTACACAGGGTCCAACTAA